The Iamia sp. SCSIO 61187 genomic sequence TGGCGAGCAGGGCGGCGATGACGAGGGCGCCCCCGATGAGGCCGCGCCGGCGGGTCACGGTGCGCCGACCCCGTCAGCGGCAGCGTCCGTGTCCCGGCGGTGCCTCGGAGCGGCGTCGAGGGCGGCTCCCGCCAGGTCCCGTGCCGCGGCGGACTCCGTCGGACCGGCGGTGCCGCCGCCGAACCAGGCGCGCTCGAACAGGTCGGCGACGGCCGCGAAGGCCGGTGTCAGCCCGGGGGCCCGCTCGGCCACGTCGGCCCGCAGCTCGCCCGCGGTCCGCCCCGGCGTGTCGGCCACCAGGTCGCGCCGGGCGAGGGCCGTGGTGAGCGACCGGAACCGGGCCCGGACTGCGCCGCGGTGGTCGCCCTCCCGCTCGCACCGCTCGGCCTCGGTCGCCCACTCGTCCGCCGTGCGCAGGGGCGTGACGTCGACGTCGGCGTCGGGGTCCCCGTCCGACGCCGGGCGTCGCGTGCCCCGGGCCTGGACGAGCACGTAGGTGAGGGCGGCGAGGGCGCCGACGACGACGACCCCCACGACCAGGTACGACACCAGCTCGCCCCCGCCGTCGCCGGCCCCGCCGAGGTCGAGGTCGAAGTCGGGCAGGCGGTCGCCGATCCACTCCCGGAGTCGTTCGATCACGTTGCGGTCGCGGGCCTGTGGGGCCTGGTACTCGTCGCCCTGCAGGATCTCGTCGGCCCGCTCGCGGGTCTCATCCGGGTCGAAGGTGGGGTCGACGGGCAGCTGGGCGTCACCCCCGACCTGGTCGCGGACCGGGGCGGGACCCGCCGCCCCGGCGGCGGCGCCCCCCAGGGCCAGGCCGAGGA encodes the following:
- a CDS encoding DUF4129 domain-containing protein — protein: MPERRRSARLAGRTGAALVVLGLALGGAAAGAAGPAPVRDQVGGDAQLPVDPTFDPDETRERADEILQGDEYQAPQARDRNVIERLREWIGDRLPDFDLDLGGAGDGGGELVSYLVVGVVVVGALAALTYVLVQARGTRRPASDGDPDADVDVTPLRTADEWATEAERCEREGDHRGAVRARFRSLTTALARRDLVADTPGRTAGELRADVAERAPGLTPAFAAVADLFERAWFGGGTAGPTESAAARDLAGAALDAAPRHRRDTDAAADGVGAP